In one window of Carassius auratus strain Wakin chromosome 28, ASM336829v1, whole genome shotgun sequence DNA:
- the LOC113047060 gene encoding 5-demethoxyubiquinone hydroxylase, mitochondrial: protein MHRFVRPQLMLRDSKQSLLPRACQLCTNHKSVVSSVRGYVVLPPTNDEEEKAMLHRMMRVDHAGEYGANRIYAGQMAVLGRTQISPLIQEMWDQEKQHLKKFNEILAENRVRPTLLLPLWNIAGFALGAGSALLGKEGAMACTVAVEESISEHYNSQIRTLMEKDPEKYTELLQLIKEFRDDELEHHDTGLEHDAESVPGYQLMKAIIQVGCKAAIYISERL, encoded by the exons ATGCACAGGTTTGTCAGACCTCAGCTTATGCTTCGTGATTCTAAACAGTCATTATTACCGAGAGCGTGTCAACTTTGTACAAATCACAAAT CTGTTGTGTCCAGTGTAAGGGGATATGTTGTGTTGCCTCCCACCaatgatgaagaagaaaaagcCATGCTTCACAGGATGATGAGAGTGGACCATGCAGGAGAATATGGTGCCAACCGAATCTATGCGGGTCAGATGGCTGTTCTTGGCCGTACACAAATCAGTCCACTCATTCAG GAAATGTGGGATCAAGAGAAGCAGCACCTGAAAAAGTTTAATGAGATACTGGCTGAGAACAGAGTGCGTCCTACCCTCCTGCTTCCACTCTGGAACATAGCAGGATTTGCTCTTG GCGCTGGCTCTGCTCTCTTGGGAAAGGAAGGGGCGATGGCCTGCACTGTGGCTGTGGAGGAGAGTATCTCAGAGCACTACAACAGTCAGATCAGAACTCTAATGGAGAAAGATCCTGAGAAGTACACTGAGCTGCTGCAG ctgATTAAAGAATTTCGGGACGATGAATTGGAGCATCATGACACTGGACTGGAGCATGATGCTGAATCA GTGCCTGGATATCAGCTGATGAAAGCCATCATACAGGTGGGCTGCAAAGCTGCAATCTACATCTCTGAACGTCT